Proteins from one Anaerolineales bacterium genomic window:
- the ruvC gene encoding crossover junction endodeoxyribonuclease RuvC translates to MLVIGIDPGTASTGYGVVRQTQDGGLEAVDFGIIATTPDEPMPQRLTKLFLELRVLLEKHRPESSAVEQLFFQRNVKTAITVGQARGVVLLALAEAGISIAEYTPMEIKQAVIGYGGADKRQVQDMVKALLGMTERPQPDDAADALAVAICHLHSSATIRRMEEIS, encoded by the coding sequence ATGCTAGTCATCGGCATCGACCCCGGCACAGCGAGTACAGGATATGGCGTGGTACGGCAAACCCAGGATGGGGGATTAGAAGCGGTTGATTTCGGAATCATCGCCACGACGCCGGACGAGCCGATGCCGCAGCGCTTAACGAAACTCTTCCTTGAACTGCGCGTGTTGCTCGAAAAACACCGACCCGAAAGCAGCGCGGTCGAACAGCTCTTCTTTCAACGCAACGTAAAGACGGCGATCACCGTCGGACAGGCGCGCGGGGTCGTACTACTGGCGCTGGCCGAGGCGGGAATCTCCATTGCCGAGTACACACCCATGGAAATCAAACAGGCGGTAATCGGTTATGGGGGCGCCGATAAACGTCAGGTACAGGACATGGTGAAAGCACTCTTGGGGATGACAGAACGACCGCAGCCGGATGACGCCGCGGACGCCCTTGCCGTGGCCATTTGCCATCTTCATTCGAGTGCAACGATACGCCGTATGGAGGAGATCAGTTGA
- the proC gene encoding pyrroline-5-carboxylate reductase — translation MTLKDQLITFIGPGAMASAMASRLIEGGTQTPDKVLMSGPIVEQLEKLEERLGVSTTTNNLEAVKNAGVVVLSVKPQSIQEVMDELHGAIPKDALVLSIVAGARLDTLVKGLNHKAIVRSMPNTPAQVGEGITVWTATEDVTEEQKERARLILKSFGEEVYADHEDYLDMATALSGTGPAYVFLLMEAMVDAGVHLGFPRRISEQLVVQTFKGSVAFYEHSPVHLARLRNQVTSPGGTSAAALYYLEKAGVRTALSRAIWAAYERSVQLGKGKKHVQPEDD, via the coding sequence GTGACATTAAAGGATCAATTGATAACATTCATCGGACCCGGGGCGATGGCTTCCGCTATGGCGTCTCGCTTGATCGAAGGCGGCACCCAAACGCCGGACAAGGTGCTAATGAGTGGACCGATCGTGGAACAATTGGAAAAGCTGGAGGAGCGGTTGGGCGTCTCCACGACGACGAACAATCTCGAAGCGGTAAAAAATGCCGGCGTCGTCGTGCTCTCCGTGAAACCCCAAAGCATCCAGGAAGTCATGGATGAACTACACGGTGCCATCCCCAAAGATGCGCTGGTGCTCTCGATCGTCGCAGGCGCTCGTTTAGATACTTTAGTGAAAGGCCTGAATCACAAAGCGATCGTGCGTTCGATGCCGAACACGCCGGCACAGGTAGGTGAGGGCATCACGGTCTGGACGGCCACGGAAGATGTGACCGAAGAGCAGAAGGAACGCGCACGATTAATTCTCAAATCTTTCGGTGAAGAAGTATACGCCGACCACGAGGACTATCTCGACATGGCGACTGCGCTCTCCGGGACTGGTCCGGCATATGTCTTCTTACTGATGGAAGCAATGGTGGATGCAGGAGTCCATCTCGGATTTCCGCGTCGTATTTCGGAGCAATTGGTCGTGCAGACTTTCAAGGGCTCGGTGGCTTTCTACGAACACTCTCCTGTTCATCTGGCGCGGTTGAGAAACCAGGTGACATCGCCGGGTGGAACGAGCGCGGCAGCACTTTACTATCTCGAGAAAGCAGGCGTCAGGACCGCACTCTCGAGAGCGATCTGGGCAGCGTATGAACGTTCCGTCCAATTGGGGAAGGGCAAGAAACACGTCCAACCTGAAGACGATTGA
- the atpG gene encoding ATP synthase F1 subunit gamma, with translation MASAREMRQRIRSVGNIAQVTRALEAVSASRVRKAEARVRETRPYAQKSWQVLKHLSRQPGREFVHPLLTKRDVIRNAIVILVSADRGLAGAYNTNVIRCALDAFQQSNVSVKYIAVGRKGRDMLLRKGRRLMAEFSDLPDEPSFTDVSAIGRLAVDEFLAGRADQVWLTYTDFISMLQQNPTSQLLLPFEIDEHHVGQSETSDRSTGADRSNEAEPAYIYEPGQSTIVDRIIPRLVGLQVYQAITESLASEHAARMIAMRNATDNADDLSTALTLEYNKARQKAITSDMLDIAGGAEALVGK, from the coding sequence ATGGCATCAGCACGTGAAATGCGTCAGCGTATTCGAAGCGTTGGCAACATTGCCCAGGTGACACGCGCCCTGGAAGCAGTCAGCGCGAGCCGCGTACGCAAAGCGGAAGCGCGCGTCCGGGAAACTCGGCCGTATGCGCAAAAATCGTGGCAGGTGCTTAAACATCTGTCCCGCCAGCCCGGTCGTGAGTTCGTCCATCCGTTACTGACCAAGCGCGATGTGATTCGCAATGCGATCGTGATTCTCGTCAGTGCTGACCGGGGATTGGCCGGTGCGTATAACACCAACGTCATCCGCTGTGCCCTGGATGCATTTCAGCAATCAAATGTATCGGTGAAATACATCGCAGTCGGCCGCAAAGGCAGAGACATGCTTCTGCGCAAGGGAAGAAGGTTGATGGCAGAGTTCAGTGATTTGCCGGATGAGCCGAGTTTTACGGACGTATCGGCAATTGGCCGGTTGGCAGTCGACGAATTCCTGGCCGGCAGGGCGGATCAGGTCTGGTTGACCTACACCGACTTCATCTCCATGCTGCAGCAGAATCCTACGAGTCAGTTGCTGCTGCCTTTTGAAATCGACGAGCACCACGTGGGGCAATCCGAGACTTCGGATCGCTCCACCGGGGCCGATCGATCCAATGAAGCGGAACCCGCGTATATTTACGAACCCGGCCAATCCACGATCGTCGATCGCATCATTCCCAGACTCGTGGGACTTCAAGTGTATCAAGCGATCACCGAATCTCTCGCCAGCGAACATGCGGCGCGGATGATCGCCATGCGTAACGCAACGGACAACGCCGACGATCTCTCTACCGCGTTAACCCTGGAATACAACAAAGCGCGCCAGAAAGCGATTACGAGCGACATGTTGGATATCGCCGGTGGAGCAGAAGCGCTCGTAGGTAAATAA
- the atpA gene encoding F0F1 ATP synthase subunit alpha, whose translation MSDMIDDLSSELRQKIEKFDTQISLKDIGTVLEAGDGIARVSGLSDVRSQELVRFENGVMGIAFNLEDDSIGVIIMGDYTGIEEGTTVYSTNRIASVPVGEGLIGRVVNSLGNPIDGKGSVSYEEFLPVERIAPGVVKRKDVDSPVMTGIKAIDSMVPIGRGQRELIIGDRQTGKTAIAIDTIINQKGKNLICIYVAIGQKRAGVARTVATLESYGAMNHTIIVVAAADEPAALQYIAPYAGCAIGEYFAENGKDALVIYDDLTKHAWAYRQVSLLLRRPPGREAYPGDVFYLHSRLLERAVRLADQYVIADEGFEGDASESDAVNDVLYGGPLAYEDAQKALEEMGDSENYKVVHVSGSGGSLTALPIIETQLGDMSAYIPTNVISITDGQIYLEADLFNAGIRPAINAGLSVSRVGGDAQTKAMKQVAGMLRLDMAAYREVAAFAQFGSDLDKTTLSQLNRGQRLQEILKQPQYQPLALAQQIVLLFAGTSGLADDVSLDRMGAWQTALLQTLEASHIDILQEINDQKVLTEDIEKKLRQAIETFNQTWEP comes from the coding sequence ATGTCGGACATGATTGACGATCTTTCCTCGGAACTACGGCAGAAAATCGAAAAATTCGACACGCAGATCTCGTTGAAAGATATCGGCACGGTGCTCGAGGCCGGCGATGGAATCGCTCGCGTGTCAGGCCTGTCGGATGTTCGATCCCAGGAGCTGGTGCGTTTTGAAAACGGCGTAATGGGAATCGCCTTCAACCTGGAAGACGATTCGATCGGCGTGATCATCATGGGCGATTACACAGGCATCGAAGAAGGCACGACGGTCTACAGCACGAACCGCATTGCTTCAGTCCCAGTCGGAGAAGGCCTCATCGGCCGCGTGGTCAACTCGCTCGGCAATCCGATCGACGGCAAAGGATCCGTGTCGTACGAAGAATTCTTGCCCGTCGAACGTATCGCGCCGGGCGTCGTCAAACGTAAGGACGTCGACTCACCGGTGATGACGGGAATCAAGGCGATCGATTCGATGGTGCCGATCGGCCGTGGCCAGCGCGAATTGATCATCGGGGACCGGCAGACCGGAAAAACTGCGATCGCCATCGATACCATTATCAACCAGAAGGGCAAGAATTTAATCTGCATCTACGTTGCGATCGGTCAGAAACGAGCCGGGGTCGCCCGTACGGTTGCGACTCTCGAAAGCTACGGCGCCATGAACCACACCATCATCGTCGTTGCGGCTGCGGATGAACCGGCTGCCCTGCAATACATCGCCCCCTACGCCGGCTGCGCGATCGGTGAGTACTTTGCCGAGAATGGCAAAGATGCGCTGGTGATTTACGATGACTTGACCAAACATGCCTGGGCGTATCGCCAGGTGTCACTCCTGCTGCGCCGCCCGCCAGGGCGGGAAGCCTATCCGGGTGACGTATTTTATTTGCACAGCCGCTTGTTGGAGCGCGCGGTCCGTCTTGCGGATCAATACGTTATCGCGGACGAGGGATTTGAAGGCGATGCAAGCGAATCCGACGCCGTAAACGATGTGCTTTACGGTGGCCCGCTGGCATACGAGGATGCCCAGAAGGCTCTCGAAGAAATGGGGGATTCTGAAAATTACAAGGTCGTCCACGTGAGCGGCTCCGGCGGCTCGTTGACGGCGCTGCCGATCATCGAGACTCAATTGGGTGACATGTCGGCGTACATCCCGACAAACGTTATTTCCATCACGGATGGTCAAATTTATCTCGAAGCCGATCTGTTCAACGCCGGCATTCGACCGGCGATCAATGCCGGGCTCTCCGTCTCCCGGGTTGGCGGTGATGCGCAGACCAAGGCCATGAAGCAAGTCGCGGGGATGCTGCGGCTGGACATGGCTGCCTATCGTGAGGTCGCGGCTTTCGCTCAATTCGGATCCGATTTGGATAAGACCACGTTGTCCCAACTGAACCGTGGCCAACGCCTGCAGGAAATTCTAAAGCAGCCGCAGTACCAGCCTTTGGCGTTGGCGCAGCAGATCGTCTTGCTCTTTGCAGGCACGAGTGGACTGGCAGATGATGTTTCTCTCGATCGCATGGGGGCGTGGCAAACTGCTCTGCTGCAGACCCTGGAGGCTTCGCATATTGACATCTTGCAAGAGATCAATGACCAGAAGGTGTTAACCGAGGACATCGAAAAGAAGCTCCGGCAGGCGATTGAGACTTTCAATCAAACCTGGGAGCCCTAA
- the ruvA gene encoding Holliday junction branch migration protein RuvA has product MIASLRGIVQHIGEDELVIEVGGVGLRVSVPHSVMDDVALGKPLFLLTELVVRESSLGLYGFGSAEQRDLFDLLMQVSGVGPRLALAILSNLSVDVIKSAVVNDQSDVLTRVPGVGGKTADKIIFFLKDRLKAPLEAVGIPSGVDTEVLGVLTTLGYSLVEAQSAIQSIPEDASEDIEERVKLALSYFASP; this is encoded by the coding sequence TTGATCGCTTCTCTAAGAGGAATCGTGCAGCACATCGGCGAGGACGAACTCGTGATCGAAGTGGGTGGCGTGGGCTTGCGCGTGTCCGTCCCACATAGTGTGATGGATGACGTGGCGCTGGGAAAGCCACTGTTTTTGTTGACTGAACTCGTCGTCCGGGAATCATCCCTCGGCCTGTACGGCTTCGGAAGCGCCGAGCAACGCGACCTGTTTGATTTACTCATGCAGGTGAGCGGTGTAGGACCTCGGTTGGCGCTCGCCATTCTCTCGAACCTTTCCGTCGACGTAATTAAAAGTGCGGTGGTCAACGACCAATCTGACGTACTTACCCGGGTTCCGGGGGTCGGGGGGAAAACTGCGGACAAGATTATTTTCTTTCTCAAAGACCGTCTAAAAGCACCGCTGGAAGCCGTGGGAATTCCGAGCGGAGTCGATACCGAGGTGCTGGGCGTTTTGACGACCCTGGGCTACAGCCTGGTTGAAGCGCAATCCGCCATTCAATCCATTCCGGAAGATGCTTCGGAGGACATTGAAGAGCGAGTGAAATTGGCATTAAGTTACTTCGCCAGTCCGTAA